Proteins encoded in a region of the Anopheles aquasalis chromosome 2, idAnoAquaMG_Q_19, whole genome shotgun sequence genome:
- the LOC126569391 gene encoding RNA-binding protein Rsf1 produces the protein MGDLKGTRVYVGNLTDKVKKEDLEGEFTKYGKLNSVWVAFNPPGFAFIEFENKDEAETACDNLNGQDILGSKLRVEISKGRRNPRGATRGFGRGPPGGAGNSSSGTGGGSSSFRNGSRGGFRDGSSYRSSSGGGGGGSGGSGSFRGGSRNSGRFDGGYGSSGRSSGGYSRDGGRDGGYGSSGGGGSGGGGGYGGGGRSSGSGGGRFRSRSPVGGRGRY, from the coding sequence ATGGGCGATCTGAAGGGCACACGCGTCTACGTCGGCAACCTGACCGATAAAGTGAAGAAGGAGGATCTCGAGGGCGAATTCACCAAGTACGGTAAATTGAACTCAGTCTGGGTAGCTTTCAATCCGCCAGGTTTCGCGTTCATTGAGTTCGAAAACAAGGACGAAGCGGAAACGGCCTGCGACAACCTGAATGGTCAGGACATACTGGGCTCGAAGCTGCGCGTCGAGATTTCCAAGGGGCGCCGGAACCCGCGTGGTGCCACCCGTGGTTTCGGCCGCGGACCGCCCGGAGGTGCtggtaacagcagcagtggcaccggcggtggtagcagcagcttccggaaTGGATCGCGTGGAGGGTTCCGCGATGGATCCAGCTACcgtagcagcagtggtggcggcggtggtggtagtggtggaagTGGCAGCTTCCGTGGTGGTAGCCGCAACTCTGGCCGATTCGACGGTGGCTACGGTAGCAGCGGACGCTCATCCGGTGGCTATAGTCGCGATGGCGGCCGAGATGGTGGCTATggtagcagcggtggtggtggcagtggcggcggcggcggttaTGGTGGCGGAGGCCGCAGTAGTGGCAGCGGTGGAGGCCGCTTCCGGTCTCGATCACCGGTCGGCGGCCGGGGTCGCTACTAA
- the LOC126577163 gene encoding angiopoietin-4-like → MEHLVWCILVSLTVAANSDKPNSKTVLPNTPESSDLSGFALEIILSRLESLSHQFQTLQQEVQKQRESNDENRKQLQQSHELLAKMQQEMQQKHTLSQKSIADIRGVLSKDLQQKLTTLERDHKQMRNVLLDIELGSYRSCKDVPLKVSGQYKIRANEASLPFRAHCEQEQFDGGWLIIQHRFDGTLHFNRSWTEYRNGFGDVNGEHWLGLEKVYQFTKEHNCELFVQMMESNGTLNSARYNAFAIGSEAERYNLKILGTHSGTVDILAGHKGMKFSTPDRDNDPDGHHHYALENHGGWWFYNGQNTFLNGLYRNPFFIKLRFFLGSSERPALKFSRMLIRPLN, encoded by the coding sequence ATGGAGCATTTAGTTTGGTGCATATTGGTGTCTCTCACCGTTGCTGCCAATAGTGATAAACCGAACTCAAAAACAGTGCTTCCTAACACACCTGAGTCATCAGACTTATCGGGGTTTGCTTTGGAAATCATCCTTTCCAGATTGGAATCATTGTCCCATCAATTCCAAACGTTACAACAAGAGGTACAGAAGCAGCGAGAATCCAACgacgaaaatcgaaaacagtTGCAACAGAGCCACGAGCTACTGGCCAAGATGCAGCAAGAGATGCAACAGAAGCACACACTGTCGCAAAAGTCAATCGCAGATATTCGAGGCGTTTTATCGAAAGATTTACAACAAAAACTGACCACCTTGGAGCGCGATCATAAGCAGATGCGTAACGTCTTGTTGGATATTGAACTCGGTTCATATCGGAGCTGCAAAGATGTTCCCTTAAAAGTGTCCGGACAGTATAAAATCCGTGCAAATGAAGCATCTCTACCCTTCCGCGCACATTGTGAGCAGGAACAGTTTGACGGCGGTTGGCTGATCATTCAACATCGCTTTGACGGTACACTGCATTTCAATCGTAGTTGGACTGAGTATCGGAATGGGTTTGGTGATGTCAACGGTGAGCACTGGCTTGGTCTCGAGAAGGTTTATCAGTTTACGAAAGAGCACAATTGTGAGCTGTTTGTTCAGATGATGGAGTCCAACGGTACCTTGAACTCTGCCCGTTACAACGCCTTTGCCATCGGTAGTGAAGCGGAGCGGTATAATCTTAAAATCCTGGGAACACATAGTGGAACAGTCGATATACTAGCAGGTCATAAAGGAATGAAATTTTCGACCCCAGATAGAGATAACGATCCTGatggtcatcatcattacgcaCTAGAGAAtcatggtggatggtggttctATAATGGCCAAAATACGTTTTTGAACGGGTTATATCGAAATCCTTTCTTCATCAAACTTCGCTTTTTCTTAGGTTCTTCGGAAAGACCGGCCCTAAAATTTTCTCGAATGTTGATACGACCATTGAactag
- the LOC126570768 gene encoding uncharacterized protein LOC126570768, with amino-acid sequence MLNGFGLLNGSNTANLIVYEGDPTDSLFNPMDGGGGGGGGGLSVDFYNKRQFVKVNETVFVEEVKKRPILYDTGMRQNKRIKLRTEAWHEVSLAVNLSVQECRKRWRSMRDAFLKQVRTKSEEERKCWVHYRLLEFLLPYITQRQARHAISSEEYEHDYDFVELDSENENDLYDGEPMTVSYVTEDGDELFQVLHTPSMPPLPDTALINVEDTDFTDGGEEGCLNEAMLATALIPQGAGLQEDQLSSLINQNQSQHTDQYGRCAPVPEFNVIVMSEEEVESDGDVRDKGEEEEIEEMEGSHHPQEKPQQTESRTGADGQITSILYEEHLDSTLLPSEQPTTNPNDQCVAILSEALEYTGDGEETDLEPDYHQLTSTKRCISADVEEQTQPKRQCDRNTQPGFRIEEEDTSAVSSHVAPVVMQRLSEPTKESDARLGITDSDERFLLSCAPILQQLPAKKNHLARLKIQQLLYELQYDEKYNCETSN; translated from the exons ATGTTGAACGGATTCGGTTTACTGAATGGCTCCAACACGGCAAATCTGATCGTGTACGAGGGTGACCCCACCGACTCGCTGTTTAACCCGATGGACGGTGGCGGGGGAGGCGGCGGTGGGGGCTTGTCGGTGGACTTTTACAACAAGCGGCAGTTTGTGAAGGTGAACGAGACCGTGTTCGTGGAGGAAGTGAAGAAGCGGCCCATCCTGTACGATACCGGGATGCGGCAAAACAAGCGCATCAAACTGCGGACGGAGGCATGGCACGAAGTTTCCCTGGCCGTGAATCTCTCGGTCCAAGAGTGCCGGAAACGGTGGCGCAGCATGCGAGACGCTTTCTTGAAGCAGGTGCGCACGAAGAGCGAGGAAGAACGCAAATGCTGGGTCCACTATCGGTTGCTGGAGTTTCTGTTGCCGTACATCACACAGAG ACAAGCGCGCCATGCGATCAGCAGTGAGGAGTACGAGCATGACTATGATTTCGTTGAGCTGGACAGCGAGAACGAAAACGACCTGTACGATGGTGAACCGATGACGGTTTCGTACGTGACCGAGGATGGGGACGAGTTGTTTCAGGTCTTGCACACACCCAGCATGCCTCCGCTTCCCGATACCGCGCTCATTAACGTGGAAGATACGGATTTCACCGATGGTGGCGAGGAGGGCTGCCTGAACGAAGCGATGCTGGCCACCGCACTCATTCCTCAAGGGGCGGGATTGCAGGAAGATCAGCTTTCATCGCTAATCAACCAAAATCAAAGTCAACATACGGACCAGTATGGCCGCTGTGCACCCGTTCCGGAATTCAACGTTATCGTTATGAGCGAAGAAGAGGTAGAATCTGATGGCGATGTCCGGGAtaaaggagaggaagaagaaatcgaGGAAATGGAGGGTTCTCATCACCCACAGGAGAAACCACAACAGACTGAATCGAGGACGGGAGCGGACGGCCAAATCACTTCTATCCTTTACGAAGAGCATCTCGACTCCACGTTGCTGCCCAGCGAACAGCCAACAACCAATCCCAACGACCAATGTGTGGCAATCCTTTCAGAAGCGCTGGAGTACACTGGAGACGGTGAGGAGACGGATCTAGAGCCAGACTACCATCAATTGACTAGCACGAAACGATGCATATCGGCCGACGTGGAGGAACAGACTCAACCCAAGCGACAGTGTGATCGGAACACGCAGCCAGGTTTTCGGATAGAGGAAGAAGATACTTCCGCCGTCAGTTCGCACGTCGCACCGGTCGTGATGCAACGGCtcagcgaaccaacgaagGAATCGGATGCCCGGCTCGGTATCACGGACTCGGACGAACGGTTTCTGCTCTCTTGTGCCCCGATCTTGCAGCAGCTTCCGGCGAAAAAGAATCATCTGGCACGTCTCAAGATACAGCAGCTGCTGTATGAGCTTCAGTACGATGAAAAGTATAATTGTGAGACAAGTAATTGA
- the LOC126570767 gene encoding mediator of RNA polymerase II transcription subunit 17, with translation MSLSANISVEAPIENQIQEISYDGTETYQLPPTLSEHLAKCAAKIDFSKTSSDIDLLQQSIKKEDEKKEEESKDPKEQFQSSLWPWDSVRNKLKEALTEVCVLSDVLHIAKEKRFMVLDPIPQEPPEVKPMVLVYARKKALASAANILQSGVERLKAAQSDQGVNRSNSTDFHIELLRLRRNWRLKKVSNTIIGDLSYRTAGSKFMHPGMFEVTKAEDEESGSPPASPSGAGAAGTVACPKINSALRVNVPTELQGVAFIKVITQKDQEDLCTATLNMMGSTQLVPQAGAWQQTLEYAQNVLFCKELFNQLAREAVQLQAPIPHVVVGNQIRATLLPGIQLIISLCHSTSSDSNNSSEPIKDHDHVLEHSLHQLLREFHHKNTHHPFPHPASGPLGPSKKRMLAGPSAFDRHELLEMTKSQTLLEQIIAQAQHIFTRRRTQYVLDTLARDVKDPLITSHWNAMNSPTMSCVKINITSHGYDANLRTSLVIHVKERSLKCICRDGRIMHMSYEPQELRDLILCQISQHQIVCLQNLAKCMAWQILSSSSHLGIGAVEPLGNASSCVLASPNSDRLIAVQVRCDSQIDVKVYIAQSPAKDFFPGSLVQGRHWEHLGGHFKEVRFDKMEGKNFHNKMEFLMASLTSQS, from the exons ATGTCCCTGTCGGCGAATATAAGTGTTGAGGCACCGATCGAAAATCAAATACAAGAGATTAGCTACGACGGCACCGAAACATATCAGCT ACCACCGACACTCTCGGAGCATCTGGCAAAATGTGCGGCCAAGATAGACTTCAGCAAAACGTCCAGCGACatcgatctgctgcagcagtcgATCAAGAAAGAGgacgaaaagaaggaagaggaatcgAAAGACCCGAAAGAGCAGTTCCAATCAAGCCTGTGGCCGTGGGACTCGGTGCGCAACAAGCTAAAGGAAGCACTCACCGAGGTGTGCGTCCTGTCGGACGTGCTACACATCGCGAAAGAGAAACGCTTCATGGTACTCGATCCGATCCCTCAGGAACCGCCAGAAGTGAAACCGATGGTGTTGGTATACGCGCGCAAAAAGGCACTGGCAAGCGCGGCCAACATTCTGCAGAGCGGCGTGGAACGACTGAAAGCGGCTCAAAGCGACCAAGGTGTGAATCGCAGCAACTCGACGGACTTCCACATCGAGCTGTTACGCTTGCGACGCAATTGGCGGTTAAAGAAGGTCTCGAACACGATCATCGGTGATCTGAGCTACCGGACAGCGGGCTCAAAGTTCATGCACCCGGGCATGTTCGAGGTGACGAAGGCAGAGGACGAAGAATCCGGTTCCCCGCCCGCCAGCCCATCCGGAGCGGGTGCCGCCGGAACGGTGGCCTGTCCCAAAATCAATTCCGCCCTGCGTGTCAACGTACCCACCGAGCTGCAGGGTGTGGCATTCATCAAAGTCATCACACAAAAAGATCAAGAGGATCTCTGTACGGCCACACTGAACATGATGGGATCGACGCAACTCGTCCCACAGGCCGGTGCCTGGCAGCAGACACTCGAGTACGCCCAGAATGTCCTATTCTGCAAGGAGCTGTTCAATCAGCTCGCACGCGAAGCAGTCCAACTGCAAGCTCCAATCCCGCACGTCGTCGTTGGCAACCAGATTCGGGCTACTTTGCTACCGGGAATCCAGCTCATCATTAGCCTTTGCCATTCGACGTCCTCCGATTCGAACAACAGCTCGGAACCGATCAAAGACCATGATCACGTACTCGAGCACAGTCTACATCAGCTGTTGCGCGAATTTCACCACAAAAATACGCACCATCCATTCCCACACCCGGCCAGTGGTCCACTGGGGCCGAGCAAAAAGCGTATGCTGGCCGGACCGTCCGCATTCGATCGGCACGAGTTGCTGGAGATGACGAAATCGCAAACACTGCTGGAACAGATCATTGCTCAAGCGCAGCACATCTTCACGCGACGCCGTACGCAGTACGTACTCGATACGCTGGCCCGTGACGTGAAGGATCCCCTGATCACGTCCCACTGGAATGCGATGAACAGTCCGACCATGTCTTGTGTCAAGATCAACATCACGTCGCACGGGTACGATGCAAACCTGCGTACCTCACTCGTGATCCACGTGAAGGAACGCTCGTTGAAGTGCATTTGCCGCGATGGGCGCATCATGCACATGTCCTACGAACCGCAGGAACTACGCGATCTCATCCTTTGCCAGATCAGTCAGCATCAGATCGTATGCCTGCAGAACTTGGCCAAGTGTATGGCCTGGCAGATTCTCTCGAGTAGCAGCCATCTCGGGATTGGTGCGGTGGAGCCGCTCGGAAATGCGAGCTCCTGTGTGCTCGCCTCTCCCAACAGCGATCGGTTAATCGCGGTACAGGTGCGCTGTGATTCGCAGATCGACGTTAAGGTGTACATCGCTCAAAGTCCGGCCAAAGACTTTTTCCCCGGTTCACTCGTGCAGGGTCGTCACTGGGAACATCTGGGTGGTCACTTTAAAGAG GTTCGCTTTGATAAAATGGAGGGGAAAAACTTCCacaataaaatggaattcTTGATGGCCAGTCTAACCAGCCAATCGTAA